From Mesobacillus jeotgali, the proteins below share one genomic window:
- the rlmD gene encoding 23S rRNA (uracil(1939)-C(5))-methyltransferase RlmD codes for MSKTTPVKKNDYIDVKFEDLSHDGAGVAKVDGYPIFVQGGLPGERAKIKVTKVNKGYGFGRLMEILERSTFRVECPAEDSHKYGGCQLQHISYEGQLKYKENQVKQVLTRIGKLEDVVVHPILGMDNPWHYRNKAQVPVGEKDGKLVAGFFKPRSHEIVDTDESLLHLDEINDAIKAVKEIAGKLGIQPYNEESHKGVLRHIMARYGRQTGELMIVVVTRTNEIPQRDKLVEAIIARLPKLKSIVHNINSKKTNVIMGDKTEVLWGSEVIYDYIGDIKFAISARSFYQVNPEQTKVLYDKALEYAELTGEESVIDAYCGIGTISLFLAQRAKKVFGVEIVPEAIEDAKRNAELNEITNAEFAVGEAETVIPAWYKQGNSADVLVVDPPRKGCDEALLQTIIDMKPKKVVYVSCNPATLARDLRILEDGGYKTVEVQPVDMFPQTTHVECVSQLILKEGN; via the coding sequence ATGAGCAAAACGACTCCTGTAAAAAAGAATGATTATATAGATGTTAAGTTTGAGGATTTGTCGCATGACGGAGCGGGTGTGGCCAAGGTTGATGGCTATCCGATTTTTGTCCAGGGGGGACTTCCTGGCGAAAGAGCAAAAATTAAAGTGACCAAGGTGAACAAGGGCTACGGCTTTGGACGCCTGATGGAGATTTTGGAAAGAAGCACCTTCCGTGTTGAGTGCCCAGCTGAGGATTCCCATAAATACGGCGGCTGCCAGCTGCAGCATATCAGTTATGAAGGACAGCTGAAGTATAAAGAAAACCAGGTGAAGCAGGTATTGACAAGAATCGGCAAGCTTGAGGATGTAGTAGTGCACCCAATTTTGGGAATGGACAACCCATGGCATTACCGTAATAAAGCACAGGTGCCGGTTGGCGAGAAGGATGGCAAGCTGGTCGCTGGATTCTTCAAGCCACGCAGCCATGAAATTGTCGATACAGACGAGAGTCTGCTCCACCTTGATGAAATAAATGATGCGATTAAGGCGGTAAAAGAAATTGCAGGCAAGCTTGGAATTCAGCCATATAATGAAGAATCGCATAAGGGTGTGCTGCGACACATCATGGCCCGTTATGGCAGGCAAACTGGTGAGCTGATGATCGTAGTTGTAACGAGGACAAATGAGATCCCGCAGCGCGATAAATTGGTTGAAGCAATCATCGCGAGGCTTCCTAAGCTGAAATCAATCGTTCATAATATTAACTCAAAGAAGACAAATGTCATCATGGGCGATAAAACGGAGGTTCTCTGGGGAAGCGAGGTTATCTACGACTATATCGGCGATATCAAGTTCGCTATCTCAGCGCGTTCCTTTTATCAAGTGAATCCGGAACAGACAAAGGTGCTCTACGATAAAGCTCTTGAATACGCCGAGCTTACAGGCGAAGAATCTGTCATTGACGCATACTGCGGCATCGGCACAATTTCATTATTTTTAGCACAAAGGGCCAAAAAGGTATTCGGTGTCGAAATCGTTCCCGAAGCCATCGAAGACGCAAAACGAAATGCCGAACTGAACGAGATTACGAACGCTGAATTCGCAGTCGGAGAAGCCGAAACGGTTATCCCGGCCTGGTACAAACAAGGCAACAGTGCAGACGTGTTAGTGGTTGACCCGCCACGCAAAGGCTGTGACGAAGCACTTCTGCAAACCATCATCGATATGAAACCGAAGAAAGTTGTCTATGTATCATGCAACCCGGCCACCCTCGCGCGAGATTTGCGGATCCTTGAAGATGGCGGGTACAAGACCGTTGAGGTGCAGCCGGTTGATATGTTCCCGCAGACGACGCATGTCGAGTGTGTCTCGCAACTCATTTTAAAAGAAGGCAACTAA
- a CDS encoding recombinase family protein: MRCAIYARVSTELDSQRTSIDNQIDIFENYAAQQNWEIVKVYTDKQSGTKENRPGLKALIADGKAGMFDVIVAKELSRLARNGRLSYELRDICQFNNIHIVCLDNSINTIEGNVQNFGLFAWLYETESANSSRRNKQAKSAKANRGLFVGSIPPYGYYSDNGVLKIKNDNTPTIVRRIFHEYLSGIGMDTIAKNLTEEAISTPAQVANKKNASKQWHGSTIKNILINRHYCGDLVQGRTETIMVTSSKRRDIDLENQVIKENTHAKIIPKETFNTVQDLLQSRSRTTTAPKKHLFTNVLYCEECQKGMWYKANQKGYRCGGNIRYGQSFCPNRVVIREKELMQVIVDDLQALFTTLKEDNYEKTLLNKLNKKKQLILKELKAAQSEIESLKMEKLEYVKLHINKVITQDELVDYREITDSKIKSLQLKLDQLRDKIQECENENYAIQIGNKLKDILTLNELTPEILHSLVKKINCNKDGDIHIHYSFVNPLQDM, encoded by the coding sequence ATGAGATGTGCAATTTATGCTCGTGTTTCAACAGAATTAGATTCACAAAGGACATCGATAGATAATCAAATTGACATTTTCGAAAATTATGCTGCCCAACAAAATTGGGAAATCGTAAAAGTTTATACGGATAAGCAGTCAGGAACGAAAGAGAATCGACCTGGATTAAAAGCCTTAATTGCAGATGGTAAAGCAGGAATGTTTGACGTAATAGTTGCAAAAGAGCTTTCCCGTTTGGCACGCAATGGCAGGCTATCCTATGAGCTTAGAGATATCTGTCAGTTCAATAACATTCATATCGTATGTCTAGATAACTCAATCAACACAATAGAAGGCAATGTTCAAAACTTTGGATTATTTGCATGGTTGTATGAAACTGAGTCAGCTAACAGTAGCCGTCGGAATAAGCAAGCTAAATCCGCAAAGGCCAATCGTGGTCTCTTTGTTGGATCTATTCCACCTTACGGTTATTACTCAGATAACGGGGTTCTAAAGATTAAGAATGATAACACGCCAACAATTGTTCGCCGTATTTTCCATGAATATTTAAGCGGCATAGGGATGGATACAATTGCCAAAAATCTAACAGAGGAAGCTATTTCTACTCCAGCTCAAGTAGCCAATAAAAAAAATGCTTCTAAGCAATGGCACGGTTCCACAATAAAAAATATACTTATTAATCGACATTATTGTGGTGATCTGGTCCAAGGCCGAACTGAAACGATTATGGTTACTTCTTCAAAAAGGCGTGATATAGACTTAGAAAATCAAGTCATAAAAGAAAATACACATGCTAAGATAATTCCAAAAGAAACCTTTAATACGGTGCAAGATTTATTGCAGAGCCGCTCAAGAACAACCACAGCACCTAAGAAACATCTCTTCACCAATGTCCTCTACTGTGAGGAATGCCAGAAAGGGATGTGGTATAAAGCCAATCAAAAAGGCTACCGCTGTGGCGGTAATATTAGATACGGTCAATCCTTCTGTCCTAATCGTGTTGTAATCCGAGAAAAAGAGCTTATGCAAGTCATTGTGGATGACTTACAAGCACTCTTTACTACATTGAAAGAAGATAACTATGAAAAAACCTTATTGAACAAGCTAAACAAAAAGAAACAACTCATTCTTAAGGAACTAAAAGCAGCGCAGTCGGAAATAGAGTCATTAAAAATGGAGAAGCTCGAGTACGTCAAATTGCATATTAATAAGGTCATTACTCAAGATGAGTTAGTGGATTATCGTGAAATAACGGATAGCAAAATCAAATCTCTACAGTTAAAGCTAGACCAACTTAGAGATAAAATCCAGGAATGCGAAAATGAAAATTATGCAATCCAAATCGGTAATAAACTAAAGGATATCTTAACTTTGAATGAATTAACTCCTGAAATCCTACATTCATTAGTTAAGAAAATAAATTGCAATAAAGACGGCGATATTCATATCCATTATAGTTTCGTTAATCCTTTACAAGATATGTAA
- a CDS encoding recombinase family protein: protein MIIINFEKNAIGYCRRSSRKQKGNQSIEFQKQQIGMHANRMGYIIVDWCIDDAVSAYRNPASKRDGLKRLFESILNDKANAVFFYDESRIDRSIVSFVNEIYKPLMHAKPNIKFYSSSTNNEWDPYQTDIQFKLLNASYESLSKSQRTKDTQKSLMNHNKRPGSRTPFGLKKIPASKNADEKFIEDENAPIVRLIYYLYMWGYSIEYIKKILDKSKVPAPGGGNDWHKNTVEAILKRPIYIGDNVWGISSELPNSLLRKPSVYSPIINWELHELVKQAKDLEKKFGQFSTPYTFRSITYCMKCDEVLKTRDSTPGKGKRKYRNYYCPNCKQKADLNDVHSAINDCFSKQWSTALSQMERLGLIRLKEIKKVLEKELDSLKTKEELLKYNETMIPSLDLPSSIEKHYEEVKKKLNDKRKEIVSTLEQVSKLLNHEGSLRLTLHLSLSSSFEKLSDVERRMIALTFIEKISINLVQEKINIDFRLHPFIQLESKVGYLTENNDVKMDA, encoded by the coding sequence GTGATAATTATTAACTTTGAAAAAAATGCAATTGGATATTGTCGACGGTCTAGCCGTAAGCAGAAAGGAAATCAATCAATTGAATTCCAGAAGCAACAAATAGGGATGCATGCAAACCGAATGGGTTATATCATCGTTGATTGGTGTATCGATGATGCTGTAAGTGCCTATCGAAACCCTGCAAGTAAGAGAGATGGACTTAAGAGATTATTTGAATCAATTCTAAATGATAAGGCTAATGCAGTGTTTTTCTACGATGAATCAAGAATTGATCGATCTATTGTTAGCTTTGTAAATGAGATCTACAAGCCATTAATGCACGCTAAACCAAACATTAAATTCTACTCTTCTTCAACAAATAATGAGTGGGATCCATATCAAACCGACATTCAATTCAAGTTGTTAAACGCTTCCTACGAATCATTATCTAAATCTCAAAGAACCAAAGATACACAAAAATCATTAATGAATCACAATAAACGTCCAGGTAGCAGAACACCATTTGGACTGAAAAAGATACCAGCTTCAAAAAATGCCGATGAAAAATTTATTGAAGATGAAAATGCCCCTATCGTGCGATTAATTTATTATTTATATATGTGGGGTTATAGCATTGAGTATATAAAAAAAATCCTGGACAAGAGTAAAGTACCTGCTCCTGGCGGGGGGAACGATTGGCACAAAAATACAGTTGAGGCGATACTAAAACGCCCCATTTATATTGGAGACAATGTATGGGGTATAAGCAGTGAGTTGCCTAACAGCTTATTAAGGAAGCCATCTGTGTACTCTCCAATCATTAATTGGGAGTTACATGAGCTTGTTAAACAAGCAAAGGACTTGGAAAAGAAATTCGGACAATTTAGCACACCCTATACTTTTCGTTCGATAACATACTGCATGAAGTGCGACGAAGTACTAAAGACGAGAGACTCTACACCAGGTAAAGGAAAACGTAAATATAGGAACTACTATTGCCCTAATTGCAAACAAAAGGCGGATTTAAACGACGTTCACTCTGCTATTAATGACTGTTTTTCAAAACAATGGTCCACAGCATTGAGCCAAATGGAGCGCTTAGGCTTAATTAGGCTTAAGGAAATTAAGAAGGTGTTGGAAAAGGAACTCGATTCGCTAAAAACGAAAGAAGAGTTGCTTAAATATAATGAAACAATGATTCCATCTTTAGATCTTCCATCTTCGATTGAAAAACACTATGAAGAGGTAAAGAAGAAACTAAATGACAAACGGAAAGAAATAGTTTCCACATTAGAGCAAGTATCGAAGTTACTTAACCACGAAGGATCCTTACGTTTAACATTACACTTGTCTCTCTCAAGCTCATTTGAAAAATTGTCGGATGTCGAGAGAAGAATGATCGCCTTAACTTTTATTGAGAAGATCAGCATAAACCTGGTACAAGAGAAAATTAATATCGATTTTAGATTACATCCATTCATTCAATTAGAAAGTAAAGTAGGTTACCTTACCGAAAATAATGATGTAAAGATGGATGCCTAA
- a CDS encoding recombinase family protein, whose product MLTVKKKVVVYARVSSDQQSLDMQLEAAKPYRKKYHPDEILILSDDGVSAMKNKIEERPALQELLNLIRNDLVDTIIVYQRDRLAREFYEYLEIILLIYTHKVKVIFTATGHLPFNHDIESGIHSEGLFGMMSQIEGMSITNRTRDAFEKAPHSIFGYIVEKSGSKKTYTINQKYKDVIQNLYNDCLSAKNGREFIELLLKYKKLIGRKDSDVFNILVRPFYAGYVRVRGEYERLDYVPPIVSLGIFKDVHEHLQKLVPNLNLNTLRGSDMPLFTPKCHICQQPLSKSNTLDNNLKCKKHKKIVISIEDLNSLIMDVVNDAFKRTNLDQLEKKALALLLKSHANLKVEKENLQARFEQLQLELFTEVNFAKDEKKVNDYLDSLNTLQNEYHGLAEKEAIIKKRISEAKFLVQLIAEKLELEVSQYQDLLIRTFIKEVVVHNGYVDFEIYYSEFYDHKTG is encoded by the coding sequence ATGTTAACAGTTAAAAAGAAAGTAGTCGTATACGCTAGGGTTAGTTCCGATCAACAGAGTTTAGACATGCAACTTGAAGCAGCAAAACCTTATCGAAAGAAATATCATCCGGATGAAATCCTTATCTTAAGTGATGATGGTGTTTCAGCGATGAAAAATAAAATAGAAGAACGTCCTGCTCTACAAGAATTACTAAATCTAATTCGAAATGATCTAGTGGATACCATAATAGTTTATCAACGCGATCGTTTAGCAAGAGAATTCTATGAGTATTTAGAAATCATCTTATTAATTTATACTCATAAAGTGAAAGTTATCTTCACTGCAACCGGTCACCTTCCTTTTAATCATGATATAGAAAGTGGCATACATTCTGAAGGCTTATTTGGAATGATGAGCCAGATTGAAGGAATGAGTATCACTAATCGAACAAGAGATGCTTTTGAAAAAGCTCCTCACAGTATTTTTGGATATATAGTGGAAAAGAGCGGTAGTAAGAAAACCTACACTATTAATCAAAAATATAAAGATGTTATTCAAAATTTATATAACGACTGCTTATCAGCAAAAAACGGCAGAGAGTTTATTGAGCTATTGTTGAAGTACAAAAAACTAATAGGGAGAAAAGACTCCGATGTGTTTAACATATTAGTTAGACCATTCTATGCGGGATATGTTCGAGTTCGCGGAGAGTACGAACGCTTGGATTATGTTCCTCCAATAGTTTCTCTTGGTATTTTTAAAGATGTACATGAGCACTTGCAAAAGTTAGTTCCAAACTTAAATCTTAATACCTTAAGAGGCAGTGATATGCCTTTGTTTACTCCCAAGTGCCATATTTGCCAACAACCCTTATCAAAGAGCAATACTTTAGACAATAATTTAAAGTGCAAGAAGCATAAGAAAATAGTTATCTCAATAGAAGATCTGAACTCATTAATAATGGATGTTGTTAATGATGCATTTAAAAGGACCAACCTCGATCAACTTGAGAAAAAGGCATTAGCACTTTTACTGAAAAGTCATGCCAATCTTAAAGTTGAAAAAGAAAACCTTCAAGCAAGATTTGAACAATTACAGTTGGAGTTGTTCACAGAAGTGAATTTCGCTAAAGATGAAAAGAAAGTTAATGACTACTTAGATTCTTTGAACACATTACAAAATGAATATCATGGGCTGGCTGAGAAAGAGGCAATAATTAAGAAGCGTATATCAGAAGCAAAGTTTTTGGTTCAACTAATAGCTGAAAAGTTAGAATTAGAGGTTAGCCAATATCAAGATTTACTTATAAGAACCTTCATAAAAGAAGTGGTAGTACATAATGGTTATGTTGACTTCGAAATTTACTACTCTGAATTTTATGACCATAAAACGGGGTGA
- a CDS encoding recombinase family protein, producing MMNNKKTAVYSRISSINTSFDIQLEAAKPHLEGIPEEDILYFKDINVQSSSKRESFDKLLDLIAQDQIDTLIVYSMDRLTRKQNEILGIFELVQTHKVNVIFTADGHFPLKQDLQRDSSSGVLIALLAEIEKEYISKRLEAAIRIKKSLKKINNVNS from the coding sequence ATGATGAATAACAAGAAAACAGCCGTTTATTCACGAATAAGTTCTATTAATACAAGTTTCGATATTCAACTTGAAGCCGCGAAACCTCACCTAGAGGGAATCCCTGAGGAGGATATTCTGTACTTCAAAGATATTAATGTTCAGAGTTCTTCAAAACGAGAAAGTTTTGATAAGTTACTTGATTTAATAGCCCAGGATCAAATTGATACGTTAATTGTCTATAGTATGGACCGTTTAACAAGAAAACAAAATGAAATTCTAGGAATATTCGAACTGGTTCAAACTCATAAAGTTAATGTTATTTTCACAGCAGATGGTCATTTCCCCCTTAAACAGGACTTACAAAGGGACAGTAGTTCAGGAGTTCTAATTGCTCTTTTGGCAGAAATCGAAAAAGAGTATATTTCTAAGCGGTTAGAAGCTGCCATAAGGATTAAAAAATCTCTTAAGAAGATTAATAATGTTAACAGTTAA
- a CDS encoding class I SAM-dependent DNA methyltransferase: MAVIGFEEKLWAAADKLRNNMDSGEYKHVVLGLIFLKYVSDSFQEKWQELMEFDPDFAEDRDAYMAEGIFWVPMNARWSYIAEHAKTPEIGKVVDTALDEVEKENPTLKGVLPKSYARPELDKRILGEIIDLFTNMNVGGTEAKEKDVLGRVYEYFLGKFAANEGKGGGEFYTPKSVVKLMVEMIQPYKGYVYDPACGSGGMFVQSLKFVEEHSGNKFDISIYGQESNPTTWKLAKMNLAIRGIESNLGTKNADTFHNDLHKTLKADYVLANPPFNDSDWGQAALIEDPRWKFGTPPAGNANFAWIEHIIDKLGQNGRAAIVLSNGSLSTKLSSEGEIRKNLILEDLVEAIITLPDKLFYTTGIPVCVWVLNRNKKHKGKTLFIDGRKLGTLINRRLRELTDSDIRKMSDALSKWQNGEDFENIKGFCMEATLEEIQGHEYVLTPGRYVGIEELEDDGELFEEKMERLTTSLTKQLKQSKELEDEILKQLGGIGYEL; the protein is encoded by the coding sequence ATGGCTGTTATAGGATTTGAAGAGAAGTTATGGGCAGCGGCTGATAAATTACGTAATAACATGGATTCTGGTGAATATAAACATGTTGTCTTAGGTCTAATTTTCTTAAAATATGTGTCTGATTCATTTCAAGAAAAATGGCAAGAATTAATGGAATTTGATCCTGACTTTGCAGAAGACCGTGACGCATATATGGCAGAGGGAATATTTTGGGTACCTATGAATGCTCGATGGTCTTATATTGCTGAACATGCAAAAACACCTGAAATTGGTAAAGTAGTAGATACTGCCTTGGATGAAGTAGAAAAGGAAAACCCAACATTAAAAGGAGTACTCCCAAAGAGTTACGCACGCCCTGAATTAGATAAGAGAATACTGGGAGAAATCATTGACTTATTCACTAATATGAACGTTGGTGGAACTGAGGCAAAAGAAAAAGATGTTCTAGGCCGTGTATATGAATATTTTCTTGGCAAGTTTGCAGCTAATGAAGGAAAAGGTGGCGGAGAGTTCTATACACCTAAAAGTGTTGTTAAATTAATGGTTGAGATGATTCAGCCATATAAGGGATATGTTTATGATCCAGCTTGTGGAAGTGGTGGTATGTTTGTCCAATCATTAAAGTTTGTAGAAGAACATAGTGGTAACAAATTTGATATTTCGATATATGGGCAAGAATCGAATCCTACAACTTGGAAATTAGCGAAAATGAACCTAGCTATTCGAGGAATTGAAAGTAACTTAGGGACAAAGAATGCAGACACCTTCCATAATGATTTACATAAAACTCTTAAAGCAGACTATGTTCTAGCTAACCCACCATTTAATGACAGCGATTGGGGACAAGCAGCTTTAATAGAAGATCCTCGTTGGAAATTCGGAACACCACCTGCAGGCAATGCAAACTTTGCCTGGATTGAGCATATAATTGACAAGTTAGGTCAAAATGGGAGAGCAGCAATTGTTTTATCAAATGGATCTCTTTCAACGAAACTTTCGAGTGAAGGAGAAATTCGTAAAAATTTAATTTTGGAAGACTTAGTAGAGGCAATTATAACTTTACCAGATAAATTGTTTTACACAACAGGAATTCCTGTGTGTGTATGGGTATTGAATAGGAATAAAAAGCATAAAGGGAAAACCTTGTTTATTGATGGTAGGAAACTAGGTACTTTGATTAATCGTCGCTTACGGGAATTAACTGACAGTGATATTCGTAAGATGTCAGATGCTCTTAGTAAGTGGCAGAACGGAGAAGATTTTGAAAATATAAAAGGTTTTTGTATGGAAGCGACACTTGAAGAAATTCAAGGCCATGAATATGTCTTAACTCCAGGTCGATATGTTGGAATTGAAGAACTGGAGGATGATGGAGAACTCTTTGAAGAAAAAATGGAACGTTTGACAACTAGTCTTACAAAACAGCTTAAGCAGTCAAAAGAGTTGGAGGATGAAATTTTAAAGCAACTTGGGGGAATTGGATATGAGTTGTAG
- a CDS encoding restriction endonuclease subunit S, with protein MSCSQWKEYSLGEIYDFSSGLSKKREDFGFGAPFLTFKEVFNNYFLPNELIELVNSSEKEQLKCSVKRGDVFLTRTSENQDELGLSSVALKDYPHATFNGFTKRLRPRTSDIILPEFAGYYFRSPRFRSQVTSMSSITTRASLNNSMLSVLKIVAPPLEEQKKIFLLLSSLDKKIENNTLMNDTLEEIAQAIFKRWFIDFEFPKEDGVPFRSGGGNFINTDFGLIPATWEISTLKEFISVQNGFAFKSKDFKEHGEFGVVKIKNISNGVVDINNTQFINQSIAEKTNSKFLVSGSDVLIAMTGAEVGKIGVVPQTEKTLYLNQRVGKLKQKVNGGKAYAFYSLNRPSVQEQIKSLAMGSAQPNISSTGLESIKVVNPSRDVLDKFGRLVNSIIQKYASNLYQNNILIDLRKTLLPKLTSGDIRIPEAEKEVEECLQKSN; from the coding sequence ATGAGTTGTAGTCAGTGGAAGGAGTACAGCTTAGGTGAAATTTATGATTTTAGTTCTGGGTTGTCTAAAAAACGTGAGGATTTTGGATTTGGAGCACCTTTTCTTACGTTTAAAGAAGTATTCAATAATTACTTTTTACCTAATGAGTTAATTGAACTAGTAAACTCCTCTGAAAAAGAACAGCTAAAATGCTCTGTAAAAAGAGGAGATGTTTTTTTAACAAGAACTAGTGAAAACCAAGATGAATTAGGGTTAAGCTCGGTAGCACTAAAGGATTACCCGCATGCAACATTTAACGGGTTTACAAAAAGGTTAAGACCAAGAACAAGCGATATAATACTACCTGAATTTGCGGGATATTATTTCCGATCACCGAGGTTTAGAAGCCAAGTTACAAGTATGTCTTCAATCACTACGAGAGCAAGTTTAAATAATTCCATGCTTTCTGTATTGAAAATAGTTGCCCCTCCGTTGGAGGAACAAAAAAAAATATTCTTACTATTATCATCGTTAGATAAAAAGATAGAAAATAATACCTTAATGAATGATACATTAGAAGAAATAGCACAGGCAATTTTTAAACGGTGGTTTATAGATTTTGAATTTCCAAAGGAAGATGGGGTGCCTTTTCGATCAGGTGGAGGTAATTTTATAAATACTGATTTTGGTTTAATACCTGCTACTTGGGAGATAAGTACCTTAAAAGAATTTATTAGTGTTCAAAATGGCTTTGCATTTAAGAGTAAGGACTTCAAAGAACATGGTGAATTTGGAGTAGTAAAAATTAAAAATATAAGTAACGGTGTAGTAGATATTAACAATACACAGTTTATTAATCAAAGCATAGCAGAGAAAACAAATAGTAAATTCTTAGTAAGTGGGTCGGATGTACTGATCGCAATGACTGGTGCTGAGGTTGGGAAAATTGGAGTTGTTCCACAAACTGAAAAGACTTTATATTTAAATCAGCGTGTAGGTAAATTGAAACAAAAAGTAAATGGTGGTAAAGCTTATGCATTTTATAGCTTAAATCGGCCATCAGTGCAAGAACAAATTAAAAGCCTAGCAATGGGAAGTGCCCAACCAAATATTAGTTCAACAGGTCTGGAAAGTATTAAAGTTGTAAATCCTTCTAGAGATGTTCTTGATAAATTTGGAAGGTTAGTTAATAGTATAATACAAAAATATGCCAGTAATTTATATCAAAACAATATTTTAATTGATTTGCGTAAAACGCTGTTACCTAAACTGACGTCAGGTGATATTCGTATTCCTGAAGCAGAAAAGGAGGTTGAGGAATGTTTACAGAAGAGCAATTAG